CCCCCATCTTGTCAGAGAGCTGGGGCTGGAGAGGCGGCGGTGGAAGCAGCACTTCACCTGGTAGTTCTCCGGGAGGCATGTGCAGCGTGTTCATCAGGTCCTCGGGCCTCGCATTGCAGGGACCCAGGGGGTCGTGAGAGGGTAGTCGATGGCCACCACGCTTTGATGAGCCACCAGTGCGGCCgggtgggccaccctcatttcttaaGGGCAGTTCTGCCAGAGAGAGTTCTCGGTTGGCAGTGGTTCCCTTTCAGCACTTTAAATATGTCACACTCCCACTGTGTGCTGGCCTCCGTGGTGCCTGTGGAAATTGTGGTACGATTTGCTTCTCTCTTGTTGCTTTCAAGATGCTTTTGATACAGGTTTACAGAGTGAAGAGTGTCATGTGTCTTGGTGTCACTCTTTGGGTTATCTTGCTtagactctttttttaaaaatcattttattgggggctcatacaactcttatcacaatccatacatacatcaattgtgtaaagcacatttgtacattcgttaccctcatcattctcaaaatatttgttttccacgtaagtccctggcatcagctcatttttccccctcccttcccggtccaccctctctcatgagcccttgataatttataaattattttgttacatcttacactgtctggtgtctcccttcacatcttttaaaaaaaaaaaacattttattagggactcatacaactcttaccacaatccatacatacatcaattgtgtaaagcacatctgtaccttctttgccctcatcattttcaaagcatttgctctccacttaagccctttgcatcaggttcctcCATTCATATCTTGCTTAGATTCTGTTGAGCGTCTTGGACGCTCATAAAATGTAGGGAGTTTTGGccactctctctcctcctctgagATTCCCACAGTACAAATGTCCCACAAGTCCCCTATGACTCAGTTcacatttctccatttatttttaatgttgttCCTCAGATTCCATCATTTCAATTGTTGATTCTTTCATCTCAGCTCTAATCTGCCGTCAAGCCCCTCCAGTGAGTTTTCCATTTCAGTTCCGTACTTGTCAGTTTTAGCATGTTAGGTTTCCTTTTAAATGTCTTCTGTATTCTTTTGTCCTTGTCTTTCGCTtattttccatcttttcaggtagatcttcaagacttactattgttgcTTTAAAGACTTTGTCTCTTAAGTCTATTATCTGGACCTCCGTGGAGGCTATTCTTTTGAATGGgctatcttttgtttctttgtgagTTTTTCGTTGTTGCAAAGGCTGAATCTGAggtgaagcacacacacacatacaaatgcaTCCTAGAGAAATGGGTGAGCACTGGACATGGGGAAGTGTGTGCATTACACGGATATTCTGCCCTCAGCAGCCTGGGGGAAGGTCGCTGAGGGCACTCACACCACCACTGTCATCCCCAGGGGCGATGTGGTCAACCAGGATGACCTGTACCAGGCCTTGGCCAGTGGTCAGATTGCAGCTGCTGGCCTTGATGTAACCACCCCAGAACCACTGCCTACAAACCACCCTCTCCTGACCCTGAAGAACTGTGGTAAGAACTGGCCTTTTAGAAGGAAAGTCCTCATTCCCACTCTAGGACCACAGCATTTCAAGCTGCTGACGGTGAAAGCTGTAGAGTATGGAGGGCCGCACCCAGAACCAGACACGCTTGGTGTCCTTGGGATGCTGGCGAGTGACATAGGAGATAGGCCTCCCCCTAAAGAAAGTTGTATGTGGGGGTGAGTgaattcatttcttttttaaaaagcggTTGATTGTCTATCTGCCAGCTAGTTGTGGGTAAAATCAGTTACTGTGAATTACTACTAACAAGTTTTAACTGTGAGAAATCCCAAGTGGAATTGTGAAACCAAAACTGATAACTTGGGTGTTATGAAGCCCTTTCTTGTCTCCAAACTCAACCTCTGGTATCAGGCTGTGTGGTGCTGGGGCTGGGCCACCGGCCCTGCTGTGAGGGGCACCGGAGGCCCACCAGACTTGCTCCTTCCTGCCAGGTGTCTTGATAATGGAACCTCGCGGTAGTAATTCCTGCCTGTAGTGCCTGGTAAATCCAGTTTGCAGGGGCCCCTGGCAGGTGCAAGCAATGGTCGGTGCACTCACCACGGGGGTCTCAGTGTCAGCTTCCAAGGGCCGCTTCCTTCACTTGTCTCAAACCAAAAAGCCCAGCTCACtgccaagtcaactctgactcctgtGGACCGCTCACTCAGCCCATTCCCAGCACTGTAACTGCGAGAATTGTCCAGAACACCTCACGCACCTGCTCCCCTTCCTGCAAGTGCTACTTTGGCTAGCACAGTGGGTCCCAAACGTCTGCGCGTGCCAGGCCCCTGGAGGCTGGGACCCAGTCCAAGTTTCAGCCTCAATAGGTCTTAGAAGGGGCCGGAGACTGTTCGTTTCTAGCCTGTTCTTGGATGCTGCTGCTTTTTCAGGGCCACTGCCTTTGTATTTGTAACCTCTTCAGTGACCTAGCTAATAGCTTTGTACCCAGCCCACgactcttcttcctctctctctccagacTAAGTCAGCCGTAAGGGCACTAATAAGGACACCAGGCTGACTGCCTGTTTATATTCTGAACTAGATGCTCACAGAAGGCCCTGCTCGGACCTCCCCCATGAATGCCTGCACTGTGGGCCTTGAAAACCCCACAGCTTGCAAGAACATTGGCTGTGGTGTCAGGGCTGCTGCCCACAGCTGAGcgctgttttccctccctccttagagATCAGCTCAGTGCCTCCTCTCCTTTCAGAAACCAGTGGCCTCACTGTTCTGTGCTCCCCAGCATGTCAGCTCGGGCTTGCTCCTGCACATCAGGGACACCCTGGCCCTGTGCAGCCTCGCTTTCAGGCTGAGTGTGTGGAGAATGTGATAAACCCAGCTCCATCGCTACCCAGTTCCACCGTCTACTAACTGAAGGGCCTGCGAGGAGTTAGGCTCCAAGACCCCATCTGGCCATGACACTCTTGTACTTATGATACATCTTTCTCATCACACTTGTGTCTGGTTTCAGCAGCCTGGAGTCCCTCAACTTGGTCGCTCTAACCCTCAGCCCCAGTGACAGCGGGGCCAGGTGGCAAATCCCGACATGTGAAGTAGGTTTTGTTCTTCTCCCAGGCGAAGCCAGGCCGTGAGAAAGCTGAAGGCTACTGCACCTCATCTTACCCCTTTTCTTCTTTCCAGTGATCCTGCCCCACATTGGCAGTGCCACCCACAGAACCCGCAACACTATGTCCTTGTTGGCAGCTAACAACTTGCTGGCTGGCCTGAGAGGGGAGCCGATGCCCAGCGAGCTCAAGCTCTAACCAGCCAGCCAGGAATCTCGGAAGACTGCGGTGCACGGTATCCTGTCAGATGTCCCAGGCTCAATCTGgaccacaggacggggccatctGCTCTGTCCGGATCCTGTCGTGGGAAGACGGTGCTAATGGTCACACAGGCCACTTTCATGCTTGGAAAACAGCGGCAAAAGGTGTCAACTCATTAAATAATTCTGGAACTGAGACACTAATGAAGAATGTTATCCGCTCACTTTTTTTCTTCCAGGGCATCAAGCAACTGCCTTGTCCCCTAGCAGGTTAACTGTTAGAACCTAGCCAAACCCATTTATCCCTGTTCCTCTCGGCTCAAATCCCTTCATCTCCTGACAATGGGCCCCGACACTTGCATCACTAGACCAGCagacaaaaccagcagccacagaGCAGAGGAGAGTTAAGGTCACAATACTGTCGTCTTTGTTAAAAATCATCGGACCCTTAGTTTTTAGCAGGTTTCTTGGTTTTTATTGTAAAGTTTGTTTCCGCATACTTActagctcctcctcctccctcactcGCTGGAGGGATAGTCTCTGgctaatcaccaccaccaccaccctccctccaggccAGCTTACATGCCCACACTGCCAAAGCCATGCTCCACGCCCAAGGCTCTTGGTCCCAGCCCTCCCCGACACCTACCACACCGCAAACGGAGAGACAAACCGAGAGGCCCACTCAGAAGGAAATTGGGTGCACTGGGAACAAAATCACTGTGTGTGCACAGGCCAAGAGAAGAGAGAGCAGGGGAAAAACCTGAGAAGAATGACTAATCATTGTTACCAATTCACAGACTCAGAGTAGATCCTAGtagctttgtttaaaaaaaaaagtatcactGGTCAAAAAGCACGGCTAGCAGAGTTGGAAATGTTTATTTCCCTTTTAGGTTTTAATCTCAATAGcctaagtacacacacacacacacacacacacacacaagacacatATTTAGTAGTAAGAAGCATGATTGTGAcaaattttttatttcaaaatctcAAACTTGGAGCAACTTATTAGCACCACTGGCAGGATGCCCTGATAGGACTTGATCACCAGAAAGGCTTCTACAGGATTATGTCAGGCTTTGATTAAGGCTAACCAATCAAAATTCAGGTAGAAAGCAGGGGTCAGAGGCGCCCTGGGACTGGCTGTCCAGTGAAACCTTTGAACGATGTTTTACGTGCTGCAGCACGTAGTAGGACACAGGACTGTACGCTTGCTTCTCACACGTAGAAACAAAAGGTTAAGAGGTAGATGAGACTCCAGGTTCCATCCAGCAgtagagagagaggcagggctccGGTAGCTCTGAGGGACCCCAAACAAAGTCCACAAGTCGCTAGCTGAGGTGAGAGACCGGCTCTGGGTCCTCCTGCCAATGGAAGGGAAGAACAGCTCTTCCAGATGCCCTCTCTTGCTCTTCATGCTGACCCCCCCGCCAAAGTTAAGTACCTCAAAAAACACTGGTCCCCCCATTTTAGATGTAGTCCCCTCACATTGACTCAGAACTGAGCATTGCTGGCAACCCCATATCTTCCAAAGGTCTCGCCCATGTGTGCTTCCAAGGAGAGGGACCACAGAGGCTTGCCTCCCTGGGAGCCAGTTCTTAGGGGAAACTAAGCCCCACTATAAGCATTCCCGGTTTATCTAGACACGTGGAAATGAGTACAAGGAGAAAGCACAgacccattgtgtctcaggttaACATACACGCTTAGCTTTCTAAACGTAAGACTTGAAGGGCTTCTCTGAATTATGCACAATGGTTTGGTATCTCTACGCTTAGCTTTCTAAACGTAAGACTTGAAGGGCTTCTTTGAATTATGCACAATGGTTTGGTATCTCTAAAAAggctatatatattttaaaatgaacacGTACTTACATGAGTCAAACTATGACTTCATGAGTTCTACTGCTATGCATTAGAACCTATGCTGTTCCTCTGTTAGTGCATAAGCCAGGTTCAGGCCCAAACAAGCCTCCAACAGCCCTGATGGCTGTTACCAGGGGACAAGATGTGGTTGGGGAAAGGCCGccacagggcaccccaaggacctGGGCAGTGACCCAGTGCTGCCTTTGACAGTCTCATGCTAGTGTGAGCCTTCTAGGCCGCGAGGCTGGGAATGTGTGTTTGTGAACACTGCAACCTTTAGATTTCAGACCATTCAGCCATTCAGAAGTGGATGAGGAAAGCAACAAGTACGAATGCATAGGACCTACATTGAACTTTAAAATCAGTTATGTTAGTAATAAAGCCCAGGGCAAGGGAAGCTGACATTATGTTTGGGTTAGTATATAATTAAAGCAAGCTTGGCTGTGAAGACGCCACTTGGGGCCTGGGAGTGTgtgcagagcagcagcagcagcgaatAGGCTGGCCCTTAGCTGACATGTGGCAGACAGGACAGGTCTGCCCTGGCATCTGGCAAATGTGCCATGAAAGGTCCCGCAAAACGTGACTCGGGGCATCAGAACAAAGACAAACACTagctttttgtgtgtttttttttgacTCAACATCTGTAATACATGTTGGTTAAATACTGCTACAACGGCACCCACAGAAACAGTATCTTCTTACTCCTACAAGTTCACAATGTGTTTCCAATTGCCTTTTTAAATCCAGAGAACTTGTTAAAACAACTATTTAACAATAATGTACTCAAAAGTATATACACCTTTTAGTCCAAGAGAATGCTCACCCTGGACACAGTGTCAGCACCATGGAAGTGCAGTGTTTGACTGCAAATcggacaaaaataaaaaatacagtaCTTTCTGGGGCCTACACTAGCACAGGATACACTGTAAAGCAGTGTAGCAGGCAGGCGTCTCCTCAAAGGCTTTCCTTTTAGACCAGAGCGCAGGTGCCACTGGCTACATAACAATGTGTTTTGTGTCACTGTCATTGCTTTCTAGTCCAGTCCCACCCTACAGACAGAACTGCTtcagagggtttccaaagctataatctttatggaagcacaatgCCACATCTTTTGCCCATGTCAGAGGGTATAGGAAATTTAATTAAATGCTTCACAGAGTTCTATAAAAAttgctaaaaaaaatttttttgcactTCAATTTTTCCATCTGCCACCTTGAAGAACATCAATTACAAATTATTTTACTCCACTTGGCTTCAGGGATGACATCCTTGTACCAAGTCGTGAACTTCGGCGATGCAGAAATGTAGCAGCACAAGTACTGCATCGATTAGTCTCTACCGTCCAAATGTCCAAGAGCTGCTGCAGCCTGAAGCTCAAACCCCATGGCCTTACCCACCGACCAACAGAGCCGTACTGTTCCATCCTGCCATTCACCTCAGCACCACCTCCGGGGCAGGGTTAGAGCAAAGTGCTGGGCAGATTGCTGCTCTGCCAGCGCAGGCAGGTTGTCTTCGAATGCTTATACAGGTGGCTCGACTGGCTAAACCTCTTGCCACACTTTAAGCAGGCATAGGGTTTTTCACCTGTGTGAACACGAATGTGCTTCTTACAATCTGTCAAGGTCAGGAAAGTCTTGCAGCAGATTTTGCAGGCATACTTGCGTGCGCCCTCTACAACCAAAACATTGTGCTCCGATAAggccttcttgcacttggacaggACATCAGCAGAGGCCCTGGTCAACTGCGGAGGACCAGGCTGGGGAGGATGACCATTTTCAAATGAGGATGAGGCCCCATTCATCATTAGCTGGGAGCTGGCGGGGTTTTCAGGGATCTGTGAGCTCCGGACGGAGGTTACAACAGGCATTTTGGGGGCAATGCGGCGGTAATATGGGAAGTTACTGGCTCCTCCTCTTGGGGATCCCATCATTACCCTGGAGAAggaagagtggaggcccaagccgGATCTGGAAAAATCCATCCCAAATTGTTCTCCTCCTTGGTAGCCTGAAGTCTGCACACAGGGCAGGCCCATTACTTCTGGCACAGGCCTAACAAAATGGGAGTCTGTGGGCTCACTAAATGGGTTCTCCACATGAGAACCAGGTGCCGAGGAAGGCCCACCTGCCGGCCCGGCCTCAGGACTCAACAGGTAAGAGGCCTCACCCTCCAGCCTGCAGTCACTGGTGGTGTTGGGGATGTTGTCCTCACTGTTCTGGCTTGTGCTGAAGTTCCCCCCTCTGGTCTTGTTCAGAAAATTTGAAATGCTGAAAGCAGACTTATGCTCTAGGTTATTTGTGACTTCCAGTATGTGAATGTCTCCTACCCTGTCAGTGCTAGACTGGGGATCTGAGAAACTCCGGTCGCTGCTTTCCGGGCTGAGGTCTATCTTCTCAGCACTGACCACCACTCCTTCCACTTCCACGGACTCGCTGCCTTCAGCCTGGGAGGTCACATCGCTCACTTCGTCCTGAGGCTCGGGAGAGCTCAGGGGCTCCGATTTCACCACCAccctcatgtgctcctcaccaagGCCAACCTCGGAATTTTCACACTGGAACCCATTCTTCTCGGTTGTGGCTTCCTGCTCAAAAGTCGTCTCCACCTGGGTGGCACGTGAGGCCATGGACAGCTGGGCCATGTTGCCAGTACTATTGTCGGActggctgggcacctgggcatCTTCCTGAGCACCGAAAGACTGGTCAAACATGATGGTGTTGTCTTCCTGGCTGTCTGTCAGGCCATCAGCCTTTGGGTTATCTACCATTTTCAGGGAATCGGGTGAAAAGAACTCCTCCCGAGAATGAACCCCTGGAGGTCCGTTCTCCGGGGCAACATCTGAAATGGCCGACTCGTCCATGGCGGGTCGCAGGCGCTGTCTGGCTCGCTCCTCTGCAGACTGCTTGCGCTTGTGAAGGCGTCGCATGGGGAAGGGTCGCTGGTCCAGGTTACTGCGCAGAGATGAGCTCATGGGTGCCGGCTGCTCCTCGCCACCCTGGTTGGAGCTGAGAGCCGAGCTCACGATGCTCAGTCCCAGCTGCTGCAGCATAAAAGAACGCTGCATGCGGGCACTCTGCTCTTGAACACGCTCGCTGGGGGGAGACATGGGCAGCGTCCTTGTCGTCAGGTAATGTTTACAGGCCTTAACGACAGAGTTCAGATGCAGGTGAGAGGCTGCCAATAAGACATCCATGACGTTGCTCTCCCCCAGCATGAGGGTGGAGGTATACATCATGTCAATCAGTGCGGCAAAGGCCTCTGCCGTGACGACCTCACTATCCAGCTGGATCATGTTCATGGTCTGATCGCCCTCGGCCACCGAGAACAGGGCACGGAAATGCGTGCTGCATGCTGCCAGCACGGAGCGGTGAGCTTTAAAATGCCTGTTCCCTACCACAATGACGCAGTCACAGAGCTGGCCGTGAAGTCTCTGGTAGTTCAGTTGCTGGAAGATCTGTTCAAAGTGTCCTGGAAAATCCATGATCCTAAGGGGAGGAAATGAAAAGAAGTGTTAAGAGCACAAAGGGCGTCATGAAGAAGGGTCACGGAAGACCAAGGGTTGACCTTCCAGAGCTCCTGCTAGTGGATGGTGGGCACACAGACCAAGGGGCCCCCACATAAGGAGCACATGACAATTCTACTACCAACCCAGGGGCAGACACATGCCCCCGTGTGGGGGTGGCTACAGCCTCATCACATGCTCCCTCTTACATTTGGACCAATGTGTGGGTGACTGCCTATCAGGGGCTTGATGTTCCCTAAGGTCAAGGAAAAAAATGCCAAGAtaatcaaaataaaatatttcaggaTCTTAAATCAATGGAAACAGCAGCTAATATTTAATAGGGGGTTGGAGAGACAAGTAGGACCCCCGAGACTTTGACCCTCAATCACACTTCAGGGccaggaactgaactcaccctgtgaTAAAGATCAACTACTGGCGATCAGAGGTGTGGGGACAAAGTCCAGATCACtagtggaggaggaagaggaggaagggacaACAGGAAATAGAGAAGTCAGAGGAGGGGATAGTATACTGCAATGGATGAGCTGAAACGTGTCTGAGTTGTTGAATGCAAAGCTAATGATCTGCTCGGTAGACCTCtaccaattcacaataaatagTTTACGAATTTTAATGGGGGAAGAGTTCCAGTTCTGGAAATGATAGCAcacaagcatttcatcttaccaTGAAATAGAGAGTTCTCTGCAGTTGCTGTTCTCTTAACTATaaaccaacaaaagaaaagagagggaaaGGAGACATCAATTAACATTTTGGAAGCTGGTGAGCAGCTGAGTGGGTGATAACTGACTTAGCATACCAAAGAAGCCAAATTCATGAATAAAACAACCCGCTTTCTCTGTAAGCCTGCACAAGCCAGAAAGCTCAGGAACCAGTGTGGAACATGCCAGTGAAAACAGGGCAAAGGTAAGGCCGTGACATAGGAACTAGTGTTAAGTCTGCTCAGCAGTCGGCTTGCAGTAAGAGGAGAAGTAAATGAAAACCTAGCAGATGCGCGTGCACCGGCTGCAGTCTGTCATTATGTAACGATCTGGCTAGGTTGTTTTGTTGAAGCACCTCAATGATTAGTAAAACCTTAGGTTTTTTATTTGTCTTggtcaaaattctaatttttgaaACAAGTCTAGCTGATTCTGAAGCCCTGGGGGGATGTATTAACCAAGCCGTGACAGCACTCCAAGGGTTCCTCGTTAAACGAGGTCAGTGTGCAAACAATGGACGCCTGCTTGGAAATGAAAGGACCATCATACTAAGGTTTCAATACGGAAGAACCACACAACCGCCAGCAACCACGTGCCTTGCTGCCGGCGCTGCTGTCGGTGTACGGTCTGTTTACAAAAGTAAATCGACAGCAACACAAAGTCTTCGACTGAACCAGGTCTCCCAAAAGATGTGTGCACTCAGCTAGGCCATGATTTCCAGTATCATGTTGTTGTCCTCTGGTTTGTGATCTGATGCAATTATTCTCCATTTTGTGATGTGTGTAAATCCTGTGATAATGACATGAAGATTAGTGTGGGGTGCTATCTTGATTCATCGTCTACAAGAGTCTCAGCCTTCCTATTGTCACTACCCCATATTCGAGCCATGCTCTTAGAGACACACTTTGAATCTCACAAAAAACAGCTATACGGAGAAGGGGGCTGAGAAGAGAAAGAGCTTACTACTACCAAGAAGACCCAAGAGTGGAGGGAATCCTTTGGACCAATGGTGCCTATGTAAAGAACAGCTTAGACCCAAGACAAGAGTGATGCAAAGGCACATGGAAATCCTGATGGAACGAAGAGCTTTCCCCTGGAGCCAGTGCCCTGTATTTGGTCAGCAGCCCCTAAAATGATGAGCGAATACACTGGCTTGGTATAGCATTCACTGGGATAGTTCTGTTAGAGAGCACTAGGTAACTAAGTGGTGATCAGGGATAGGGTAGGAATGGGGCAAAGGGACAAAGGTTCTTTGGGGGTgacaaatattctaaaattggatTGTGACAATGGTTGTGCAACTTTACTGAAAGCCTATGAACTATACTTACAACAAGCAATCTGATGGCAAACGTATTATACCTcagtaaaataataatgatggAGCAAGAAAATAAGAGCTAAAAGAACTTCAGAACCATTTTTCCGGGATCCGTTTTGAGCTGCAAGACGTCTCCATAACCAAGTAAATAGAATGCTTAGCATATCACATCTTGGATGATATGAAGGAATTACTgcttttttaaagtatgttttggtGAGCTAACACTGAAATACTCAACAGTTCAAACTACATGGCACCTGGATCTGCTTCAAAGATTTACAGTTATTTTGTACTttcaaattttttttcattgaaagTTGAAAATTTTAAAGGAAAGGGTGGAGTTAGGGGGGGCGGGCGGCACAATGGCCTAAAGTGGATGGATTCCTTTCCAATGCTGAGTTTGGAATCAGTAAGCATCTATACATTTTCACCTCCTGAATTCATTGGGGGTATGAGCTTGCTTATTCTTCTCTTCCAGGAAAGTTCCCCATTTCCAGAGAATGAACCTCTTGGCCTTTCAGGGTGGGCACTAGGCTGAATCCAATTCCC
This window of the Tenrec ecaudatus isolate mTenEca1 chromosome 10, mTenEca1.hap1, whole genome shotgun sequence genome carries:
- the ZBTB5 gene encoding zinc finger and BTB domain-containing protein 5 isoform X2, encoding MQRWETPPPSRQMIMDFPGHFEQIFQQLNYQRLHGQLCDCVIVVGNRHFKAHRSVLAACSTHFRALFSVAEGDQTMNMIQLDSEVVTAEAFAALIDMMYTSTLMLGESNVMDVLLAASHLHLNSVVKACKHYLTTRTLPMSPPSERVQEQSARMQRSFMLQQLGLSIVSSALSSNQGGEEQPAPMSSSLRSNLDQRPFPMRRLHKRKQSAEERARQRLRPAMDESAISDVAPENGPPGVHSREEFFSPDSLKMVDNPKADGLTDSQEDNTIMFDQSFGAQEDAQVPSQSDNSTGNMAQLSMASRATQVETTFEQEATTEKNGFQCENSEVGLGEEHMRVVVKSEPLSSPEPQDEVSDVTSQAEGSESVEVEGVVVSAEKIDLSPESSDRSFSDPQSSTDRVGDIHILEVTNNLEHKSAFSISNFLNKTRGGNFSTSQNSEDNIPNTTSDCRLEGEASYLLSPEAGPAGGPSSAPGSHVENPFSEPTDSHFVRPVPEVMGLPCVQTSGYQGGEQFGMDFSRSGLGLHSSFSRVMMGSPRGGASNFPYYRRIAPKMPVVTSVRSSQIPENPASSQLMMNGASSSFENGHPPQPGPPQLTRASADVLSKCKKALSEHNVLVVEGARKYACKICCKTFLTLTDCKKHIRVHTGEKPYACLKCGKRFSQSSHLYKHSKTTCLRWQSSNLPSTLL
- the ZBTB5 gene encoding zinc finger and BTB domain-containing protein 5 isoform X3 → MDFPGHFEQIFQQLNYQRLHGQLCDCVIVVGNRHFKAHRSVLAACSTHFRALFSVAEGDQTMNMIQLDSEVVTAEAFAALIDMMYTSTLMLGESNVMDVLLAASHLHLNSVVKACKHYLTTRTLPMSPPSERVQEQSARMQRSFMLQQLGLSIVSSALSSNQGGEEQPAPMSSSLRSNLDQRPFPMRRLHKRKQSAEERARQRLRPAMDESAISDVAPENGPPGVHSREEFFSPDSLKMVDNPKADGLTDSQEDNTIMFDQSFGAQEDAQVPSQSDNSTGNMAQLSMASRATQVETTFEQEATTEKNGFQCENSEVGLGEEHMRVVVKSEPLSSPEPQDEVSDVTSQAEGSESVEVEGVVVSAEKIDLSPESSDRSFSDPQSSTDRVGDIHILEVTNNLEHKSAFSISNFLNKTRGGNFSTSQNSEDNIPNTTSDCRLEGEASYLLSPEAGPAGGPSSAPGSHVENPFSEPTDSHFVRPVPEVMGLPCVQTSGYQGGEQFGMDFSRSGLGLHSSFSRVMMGSPRGGASNFPYYRRIAPKMPVVTSVRSSQIPENPASSQLMMNGASSSFENGHPPQPGPPQLTRASADVLSKCKKALSEHNVLVVEGARKYACKICCKTFLTLTDCKKHIRVHTGEKPYACLKCGKRFSQSSHLYKHSKTTCLRWQSSNLPSTLL
- the ZBTB5 gene encoding zinc finger and BTB domain-containing protein 5 isoform X1, translated to MGRCLPGPHPGSRCLERRGFLSAERGPKPPRERGAVADPGRIMDFPGHFEQIFQQLNYQRLHGQLCDCVIVVGNRHFKAHRSVLAACSTHFRALFSVAEGDQTMNMIQLDSEVVTAEAFAALIDMMYTSTLMLGESNVMDVLLAASHLHLNSVVKACKHYLTTRTLPMSPPSERVQEQSARMQRSFMLQQLGLSIVSSALSSNQGGEEQPAPMSSSLRSNLDQRPFPMRRLHKRKQSAEERARQRLRPAMDESAISDVAPENGPPGVHSREEFFSPDSLKMVDNPKADGLTDSQEDNTIMFDQSFGAQEDAQVPSQSDNSTGNMAQLSMASRATQVETTFEQEATTEKNGFQCENSEVGLGEEHMRVVVKSEPLSSPEPQDEVSDVTSQAEGSESVEVEGVVVSAEKIDLSPESSDRSFSDPQSSTDRVGDIHILEVTNNLEHKSAFSISNFLNKTRGGNFSTSQNSEDNIPNTTSDCRLEGEASYLLSPEAGPAGGPSSAPGSHVENPFSEPTDSHFVRPVPEVMGLPCVQTSGYQGGEQFGMDFSRSGLGLHSSFSRVMMGSPRGGASNFPYYRRIAPKMPVVTSVRSSQIPENPASSQLMMNGASSSFENGHPPQPGPPQLTRASADVLSKCKKALSEHNVLVVEGARKYACKICCKTFLTLTDCKKHIRVHTGEKPYACLKCGKRFSQSSHLYKHSKTTCLRWQSSNLPSTLL